A genomic segment from Torulaspora delbrueckii CBS 1146 chromosome 3, complete genome encodes:
- the COQ6 gene encoding putative N,N-dimethylaniline monooxygenase COQ6 (similar to Saccharomyces cerevisiae COQ6 (YGR255C); ancestral locus Anc_1.103): MFLRPIGISKEFSRRLATAAAQSPKLTDVLIVGGGPAGLTLAAAIKSSPTLQHLSTTLVDAGDLKGKVASFYDNPPDEYTNRVISLTPPSRSFLQHRAGASLMQDRIQSYDGLYVTDGCSTATLDMERDTMACMIEILNVQSSLLKRLSDLQPDPKAFQLLDKTKVASIEYSDPEDIKSWPIVTLDNGETYKTRLLVGADGFNSPVRKFSKIQSRGWFYNRFGVVATMKLEYPPYKIRGWQRFLPTGPIAHLPLPGENATLVWSTTEPLSKLLTSLPVEQFTALVNAAFVLEDADMKFYYKQLENGTMSTEELIEDVNFRTEQVYDSLQVEELVDEIYPPKVATVLSESRARFPLKLSHADTYCGERIALVGDAAHTTHPLAGQGLNMGQGDVEALVDALERATSRGSDIGSLLSLEPFWAERYPINNMLLGIVDKLHKIYSTDFAPVVALRSAGVNIINNFPPVKNLIKGILGESGK, encoded by the coding sequence ATGTTCTTAAGGCCAATTGGTATTTCCAAAGAGTTTTCAAGGAGACTTGCTACTGCGGCTGCTCAATCTCCTAAATTAACGGATGTATTGATCGTTGGAGGTGGACCCGCAGGTCTAACCCTTGCGGCTGCCATCAAGTCGTCACCAACCCTACAGCACTTATCGACTACGTTAGTAGACGCCGGTGATCTGAAAGGTAAAGTTGCTTCATTTTATGACAATCCTCCAGATGAGTATACAAATCGTGTCATCAGTTTAACACCTCCGTCAAGGAGCTTTCTCCAACATAGAGCCGGGGCAAGCCTGATGCAGGACAGAATTCAGAGCTATGATGGTTTGTATGTGACAGATGGGTGCTCAACCGCTACTTTGGATATGGAGCGGGATACAATGGCTTGCATGATTGAGATCTTGAATGTTCAATCGTCCCTGTTGAAAAGGCTCTCTGATCTTCAACCAGATCCTAAAGCGTTTCAACTATTGGATAAGACAAAAGTAGCAAGCATCGAGTATAGTGATCCGGAGGACATCAAATCATGGCCAATTGTTACTCTGGATAATGGCGAGACTTACAAAACAAGATTACTAGTAGGTGCTGATGGTTTCAATTCTCCAGTTAGAAAATTCTCCAAGATTCAATCCCGTGGTTGGTTCTACAACAGATTCGGCGTGGTAGCCACAATGAAGTTAGAGTACCCTCCTTACAAGATCAGAGGTTGGCAAAGGTTTTTACCAACTGGTCCTATCGCGCATTTACCTTTGCCAGGAGAAAACGCCACATTAGTGTGGAGTACTACTGAACCGCTGTCCAAATTGCTGACTTCATTGCCAGTCGAGCAGTTCACTGCTCTGGTGAATGCAGCTTTTGTGCTTGAAGACGCTGACATGAAGTTCTATTATAAGCAGCTTGAAAATGGAACCATGTCTACCGAGGAATTAATCGAGGATGTGAACTTTAGAACTGAACAAGTCTATGATTCATTACAAGTCGAAGAGCTCGTTGACGAAATATATCCTCCGAAAGTAGCCACCGTTTTGAGTGAAAGCAGAGCTCGCTTTCCATTGAAACTGTCGCATGCAGATACGTACTGTGGGGAGCGTATCGCGCTGGTTGGTGATGCAGCTCATACTACACATCCGCTGGCGGGTCAGGGGTTGAATATGGGTCAAGGTGATGTCGAAGCCCTTGTCGATGCCTTAGAGAGGGCAACATCAAGAGGGTCTGACATTGGTTCGCTTCTCAGTCTCGAACCATTCTGGGCTGAACGCTACCCTATCAACAACATGCTTCTTGGGATTGTGGACAAGCTACATAAGATCTACAGCACTGATTTCGCTCCAGTTGTTGCTCTCAGATCCGCAGGCGTGAATATTATCAACAATTTTCCACCAGTCAAGAACTTGATCAAGGGTATTTTAGGTGAATCCGGTAAGTAA